In the genome of uncultured Methanobrevibacter sp., one region contains:
- the cobM gene encoding precorrin-4 C(11)-methyltransferase has protein sequence MKGKVIFIGAGPGDPDLITVKGRKVIEEADVIIYAGSLVNKDVLSPAREDCEIHNSAYLNLEETDGIITEAVNEGKLVARVHTGDPSIYGAIAEQIRELKKHDIEYEIIPGVSSLFGTASVLEAELTLPEISQSVIITRPEGRTPKPSGESISSFSKHHATMCIFLGIGMIDKVVDELLVGYEETTPVAVVKKATWPDQQIIRGTLADIAGKVKDANITKTAMIVVGDVLDPGEFNASKLYDKNFKHEYR, from the coding sequence ATGAAAGGAAAAGTAATTTTTATTGGTGCCGGACCGGGAGATCCCGATTTAATAACAGTGAAAGGACGTAAAGTCATTGAAGAGGCAGATGTCATCATCTATGCAGGTTCACTTGTAAACAAGGACGTGTTGAGTCCTGCCCGTGAAGACTGTGAAATTCACAACAGCGCATACCTCAATCTTGAGGAAACCGACGGAATTATCACTGAAGCGGTAAACGAAGGAAAACTTGTTGCACGTGTACATACAGGAGACCCTTCAATATACGGCGCAATAGCAGAACAGATCCGTGAGCTGAAAAAACATGATATCGAATATGAAATCATTCCTGGCGTAAGTTCACTGTTTGGTACCGCCAGCGTTTTGGAAGCTGAATTGACACTACCTGAAATCTCACAGAGTGTCATTATCACCCGTCCTGAGGGAAGAACTCCAAAACCATCCGGAGAAAGCATTTCAAGCTTTTCAAAGCATCATGCTACAATGTGCATCTTCTTGGGCATAGGCATGATTGACAAGGTGGTCGATGAACTGCTTGTAGGGTATGAGGAAACTACCCCTGTGGCAGTGGTCAAAAAGGCAACTTGGCCAGACCAGCAAATAATTAGAGGAACCCTCGCAGATATTGCAGGAAAAGTTAAAGATGCCAATATAACAAAGACTGCAATGATTGTGGTGGGAGATGTCTTAGACCCAGGTGAGTTTAATGCATCTAAGCTATATGACAAAAACTTTAAACATGAATACCGTTAA
- a CDS encoding TadE/TadG family type IV pilus assembly protein: MIDNTGQVSAEFLFVFGVLILIVMLSIVFVSDQQELNIAMSAARSGAIEGVGTSSSAIYPEDTFRDYSYDKESLLMPYDVRIVNVSYNDLGYDVNYEKNWIRFEVYAKTSDRFDSDELVSIGDRINYNLRKSLALSFNSTASTNKLYNPVFSNHYVYTTANVKWV; this comes from the coding sequence ATGATTGACAATACGGGACAGGTTTCAGCCGAGTTTCTGTTTGTATTTGGTGTTTTGATATTGATTGTCATGTTGAGTATAGTGTTTGTAAGTGACCAGCAGGAACTGAACATTGCAATGTCTGCGGCCCGAAGCGGTGCAATCGAAGGAGTGGGCACATCATCTTCAGCAATCTATCCGGAAGACACGTTCAGGGATTATTCGTATGATAAGGAATCCTTGCTCATGCCATATGATGTTAGAATAGTCAATGTGTCATATAATGATTTGGGATATGACGTAAACTATGAAAAGAATTGGATACGGTTTGAGGTTTATGCAAAAACCTCCGACCGCTTCGATAGCGATGAGCTGGTATCAATCGGTGACAGGATTAACTATAACCTAAGAAAATCACTTGCGCTGAGCTTCAATTCAACCGCTTCGACAAACAAATTATATAATCCCGTTTTCTCCAATCATTATGTCTACACAACCGCTAATGTTAAATGGGTTTAA
- a CDS encoding carboxymuconolactone decarboxylase family protein has translation MSRYEKGKKTLESIQNRSVEEIFKELEDIAPDLSRFVVEFPYSEIYTRQELDLKTREICTVSALTVLGTIPQLKEHINAALNVGNTPTEIVEIIMQMSAYCGFPKSINAMMAAKEVFAERDLL, from the coding sequence ATGTCTAGATATGAAAAAGGTAAAAAAACTCTTGAAAGTATTCAGAACCGTTCAGTTGAAGAGATATTCAAGGAATTGGAGGATATTGCACCGGACCTCTCAAGGTTTGTGGTCGAGTTTCCATATTCTGAAATATACACACGCCAAGAGCTTGACTTGAAGACACGTGAAATCTGTACAGTTTCAGCACTTACTGTTCTTGGAACAATTCCTCAATTGAAGGAACATATCAACGCCGCATTGAATGTGGGAAACACTCCAACAGAGATTGTTGAGATAATAATGCAGATGAGTGCATATTGCGGTTTTCCAAAATCCATCAATGCAATGATGGCTGCAAAGGAAGTTTTTGCTGAAAGGGATTTGCTTTAA
- a CDS encoding TatD family hydrolase, with translation MIDTHCHIDFEDFDHDREEVIARAKDKLNHVIVSGYSNDSNMDVLKLSKDYEGFIYPTFGFHPVSSQNATQEDIEIAHDNIRRHLDDIVAIGEVGMDYYYVTDKTLRERQQEIFRSFLKLADEYKVPIVMHVRDCEKKAVNIIEDYDNIPYFVFHCYGGSLKTAKRIMNRDDSYMSFSTMLCYSKHHQDLIEKIDLDYVLTETDSPYLAMTKEERNEPVNVVKAVHKIAEIKDMSVSEVDEITTANARKIFKI, from the coding sequence ATGATAGATACACATTGCCACATTGATTTTGAAGATTTTGACCATGACCGTGAGGAGGTCATTGCAAGAGCAAAGGACAAACTGAATCACGTAATTGTTTCAGGCTACAGCAATGACAGCAACATGGACGTTCTAAAACTTTCAAAGGATTATGAAGGATTCATCTATCCTACTTTTGGTTTTCATCCGGTAAGCTCACAGAATGCCACACAGGAAGATATCGAAATTGCACATGACAACATCCGCAGACATCTGGATGACATCGTTGCAATCGGAGAAGTGGGCATGGACTACTACTATGTCACAGATAAAACACTTCGTGAAAGACAGCAGGAGATTTTCAGAAGCTTTTTAAAACTGGCGGATGAATATAAGGTACCGATAGTGATGCATGTAAGGGACTGTGAGAAAAAAGCCGTGAACATCATTGAAGACTATGACAACATCCCCTATTTCGTTTTCCACTGCTATGGAGGAAGCCTAAAAACCGCAAAACGTATCATGAACCGTGACGATTCATACATGAGCTTTTCCACAATGCTCTGTTATTCAAAGCATCATCAGGATTTGATAGAAAAAATAGATCTTGATTATGTCCTAACAGAAACAGACAGCCCATATCTTGCAATGACAAAAGAAGAGAGAAACGAACCTGTAAATGTCGTTAAGGCAGTTCATAAAATTGCTGAAATAAAAGATATGAGTGTCAGCGAAGTTGATGAGATAACCACCGCCAACGCCCGCAAAATATTTAAAATCTAG
- the uppS gene encoding polyprenyl diphosphate synthase codes for MAENILYRLYEWYITRDLKPEKMPKHVAIIMDGNRRYSKLQGNIDVVKGHEIGVDTLEKVLDWSIELGIEIITVYAFSTENFNRPEHEVEGLMNLFVKNFKRLVDHPKIHNNEVKVKVVGKLDLIPESVRDAIKEAEDATAHYNKRLFNIAIGYDGRLEIIDSVKKIIEQVQAGEISIDDVDEDLISKNLYTEGLEDPNLIIRTSGEERLSGFLLWQSSYSELYFCETLWPELRKVDFIRAIRSYQERERRFGV; via the coding sequence ATGGCAGAAAATATACTTTATAGATTATATGAATGGTACATTACACGTGATTTAAAACCAGAAAAAATGCCAAAACATGTTGCCATAATCATGGACGGTAACAGAAGATACTCCAAACTGCAGGGAAACATTGACGTTGTTAAAGGCCATGAAATAGGTGTTGACACCCTAGAGAAAGTTCTTGACTGGAGTATCGAACTTGGAATTGAAATAATTACAGTTTATGCTTTTTCAACCGAAAACTTTAACAGACCAGAACATGAGGTTGAAGGTTTGATGAACCTGTTTGTAAAAAACTTCAAGAGATTGGTTGACCATCCAAAAATTCACAACAACGAAGTGAAGGTCAAAGTGGTCGGCAAACTTGATTTGATACCTGAAAGCGTTCGTGATGCAATTAAGGAAGCAGAAGACGCAACTGCACACTACAATAAAAGATTATTCAATATAGCTATTGGTTATGACGGACGTCTGGAAATCATAGACTCCGTTAAAAAGATTATCGAACAGGTACAGGCAGGAGAAATTAGTATCGATGACGTTGATGAGGACCTTATAAGCAAAAACCTCTACACCGAGGGACTGGAAGATCCTAACCTCATTATCCGTACCAGCGGAGAGGAACGTCTAAGCGGATTTTTACTGTGGCAGTCATCATATTCAGAACTTTATTTCTGTGAAACCCTATGGCCTGAACTGAGAAAAGTTGATTTTATAAGGGCAATCAGATCATATCAGGAAAGGGAACGTAGATTTGGTGTTTAG
- the mtxX gene encoding methanogenesis marker protein Mmp4/MtxX — MKTIAIGVGENENIIQACHIFKEKHPKTDIKLIYSDADLIKAVLDNNVDAVVRGSLPASNIMQELKQRYPKLSRATYVNGEDFEFLLSPVGIDEGRTVEERYEIALNCIDFLKKVGKKPKVAILAEGREDDFGRGKEVSNSIIDSKKLTKLLKENTSEEVTNYFILIEKAINNKSNVIIAPNGRVGNIIFRTLVLLSSWPSYGAVTFGMDRVYIDTSRDQSIDGYVRSLTLASDLSE; from the coding sequence ATGAAAACGATAGCTATCGGTGTTGGAGAAAATGAAAATATAATACAAGCGTGTCATATTTTTAAAGAAAAACACCCAAAAACGGATATAAAACTAATATATAGTGATGCAGACTTAATTAAAGCAGTTTTAGATAATAATGTTGATGCAGTAGTACGTGGTTCCCTTCCGGCATCAAATATCATGCAAGAACTCAAACAGCGCTATCCTAAACTGTCAAGGGCAACATATGTCAATGGGGAAGACTTTGAGTTTCTCCTGTCACCTGTTGGAATTGATGAGGGCAGGACCGTTGAAGAGAGATATGAAATCGCCTTAAACTGTATTGATTTTCTCAAAAAAGTAGGTAAAAAACCTAAAGTTGCAATTCTTGCTGAAGGAAGAGAGGATGATTTCGGAAGAGGAAAAGAAGTATCCAATTCAATAATCGACAGCAAAAAACTAACAAAACTTCTTAAGGAAAATACTTCTGAAGAAGTGACCAACTATTTCATTTTAATCGAAAAGGCAATTAACAACAAATCCAACGTTATTATCGCCCCAAACGGAAGAGTGGGAAACATCATTTTCAGAACACTTGTGTTGCTCAGTTCCTGGCCAAGTTATGGTGCAGTAACATTTGGAATGGATAGAGTATATATCGACACAAGTAGAGATCAAAGCATTGATGGTTATGTCCGTAGTTTAACATTAGCTAGCGATTTATCAGAATAA